The Chloroflexota bacterium sequence AGCGGCACGCGGATGTCCTCATCCACCAGGAAGATCGTGCCCCCGGCCGGCACGTGCTGGGTCAAGTACGCGGCAGCGCCTCGCCAATCTTCCTTCTGCGGCACCAAGTACATGACAAGCAGCACCGCCGCGACCCCCGCCAGGTACGGGATCATCACCGCCCACCGCAGGAACACGCGCCGAATCTGGCAGAACCCCCTGCCCGCGACGATGGCGAAGGCGGGCGCGAACGGCACCATGTACCGCAACACGAACATCGGCCTCACCTGGGCCAGCGCGAACGCGACGGTCGCCGGCAGAACCGCGAGCAGCACGGCGCAGGCCCACTCGCGCCCGCCGGCCTGCCACCACGATTCCCCGCGCCGTCGCGGAGGCGGCACCGCACCCAGCAGCAGGCCCAGCCCGAAGCATCCCGCCCCCAGCCACAAGGCCCACGACCACGGGGGCCGAATCGTGCCCAGCGCAAAATCCACCGGAAGCAGGAGCAATTGCTTCAGCCCTGGCGTGCCGTACTTCTGGCCGATCCAGGCCCACCATCCCGCGCTCTGCTGGGCAGAGATGCCGAGGAACCACGGCACCGCCAGCGCCACAAGCGCGGCGTTGGCGCCCAGCCACGGCCACAGCATCTTTCGCCGCGCCGGCTCCACGATGAGCACCACAGCCACCCAGACGTTGACCGCCGCGACGACGAAGATGGAAAAGGTGTGCGTGTACAGCCCCAGGGCCGCGCAGAGGGCGTACATCCCCCATAGCGCGAGCACACGTCGGCGCTGGACGGCTTCCAGCACGGCCAACACCGCCAGCCAGGCGAAAAGCCCCGCCAGGACGTACATCCGCGCCTCGCGCGAATACCAGATGTGGAACGGCGAGACCGCGAGGAGTCCCGCCGCCCAGGCCGCAGCGCGCCCGCCGAAAAGCCGCCGCGCCACTCTCAGCACCACCAGCACCGTCGCCACCCCGAAGAGGACCGACAGCAGGCGGATCACGAACTCTGTCCGGCCCAGGCCCAGCCAGAAGTGCAGCAGGATGTGATACACGTTCTTATCGGTGAACGCGAACCCGCCCGGACGCAAGAAGTTCAACAGCGAGAGATCCGCCCCCGCGAACGCCACGCTGTAAGCCTCGTCAAACCACAGGCTCTCGGCCCCCAGCGCGACGATGCGAAGCAGCACGGCGATCGCCACCAGTTCCACGACGATCCACCTGTCCATAGGGAGGGCCGGCCCCCAATATGAAATCAGCGCATCACGCCGCTGCCCACGCCAATCCGATAGTTTCAGACGCGCCTCCTACGGTGCAGTCAAGATGTACAGCGCCACGCCGATAGGCCCGCGAAACTGCCGCTCGTCCACCCGCGTGTAGTGCTCGTCCATGAACTGCTTGACCATGCCGCGCGGGTCGCCGTAGTGTCCGATAGACCAGACCAGCCACGCCCGGCGATACCCCTCCACCCCGGGCCGCACGCTGGATTCCACCTCGTTCGGCGGCAGCGGGACCTTGAACCACGTCCACGCGGGCAGGTCCACGGTGGAATAGTAGCCAAACGGCTTCTCGTTCCAGCCGGGGTAGAAGACCGCCACGTCGCCATCGGCGGCGCGCTCGGAGACATACGCCGCCGCGCCGCGCCAGTCCTCGGTCTGCAACACGCTGCCCATCTGCCACAGGCCGAAGGCCATCGCCGCCACGAGCAGCGCCACCGCGACGCGCCGCAGCCACGCCTTCGGCAGCGCGCCCACACCCCCGGCCGCCAGAAGCAGGTAGCCCGGTAGGAAGGTTACCAGGTACCGCTCCGAGTACAGCGGCTTGACTTGAGAGATAAGCCAGGCCGTCCCCACCGGCACGGCGAGATACACGGCAGCGAAGAACACCCCCCGGCGCGGCACGCGGTCGGGCCAGCGCAGCCCCGCCCAGATGGCCCAGACGCTCAACCCTGCCAGCAAACCGTATGCCAGCCAGCGCAGCCAAAACGGGTACAGCGCCCTCACGTTGCCCACGCTGAACCCGACCAGGATATCGGCCAGGGCGCGCAAACCCGGCGTGCCCCCGCGGGCCACCCAGCCCCCACCGCCGGACGTAACCTGAAACAGCATCGTCGGAGTCCACGGCGCAAACAGCAGCACGCTCGCCCCGACGCCCGCCGCGAACTCGCCCACGTGCCGCCAGCGGCGCGCCCGCCACGCCTCGTACAGCACGTACACCCCCTGCGCCAGGAACACGAACACCGTGTAGTAGTGCGTGTACAGCGCCGCCGCGCTGGCGAGCGCGTAGCCCACGGCGAAGCGCGCCCTTCGGGTGTCCAGAAACGCCACCAGGCATAGACTGGACAGGAGCGCCCAGAACCCGAGCCAGGCGTACATCCGCGCC is a genomic window containing:
- a CDS encoding glycosyltransferase family 39 protein, giving the protein MDRWIVVELVAIAVLLRIVALGAESLWFDEAYSVAFAGADLSLLNFLRPGGFAFTDKNVYHILLHFWLGLGRTEFVIRLLSVLFGVATVLVVLRVARRLFGGRAAAWAAGLLAVSPFHIWYSREARMYVLAGLFAWLAVLAVLEAVQRRRVLALWGMYALCAALGLYTHTFSIFVVAAVNVWVAVVLIVEPARRKMLWPWLGANAALVALAVPWFLGISAQQSAGWWAWIGQKYGTPGLKQLLLLPVDFALGTIRPPWSWALWLGAGCFGLGLLLGAVPPPRRRGESWWQAGGREWACAVLLAVLPATVAFALAQVRPMFVLRYMVPFAPAFAIVAGRGFCQIRRVFLRWAVMIPYLAGVAAVLLVMYLVPQKEDWRGAAAYLTQHVPAGGTIFLVDEDIRVPLVHYYQTPADLHPVWRGHTSDADLEPKVAPVMATVSEFWLVVSHTDNDALEQYLGRFADVVERREFRDIVILHFRRRGGAG
- a CDS encoding glycosyltransferase family 39 protein, producing the protein MALFLLALGVRLWRIGAESLWLDEATSLFLARKSVAGVIAWTAKDIHPPLYYLLLHFWRVFGESEAALRSLSAVAGALSTVVLYALGARLFDRRTGFAAGALLALVPIHVWYSQQARMYAWLGFWALLSSLCLVAFLDTRRARFAVGYALASAAALYTHYYTVFVFLAQGVYVLYEAWRARRWRHVGEFAAGVGASVLLFAPWTPTMLFQVTSGGGGWVARGGTPGLRALADILVGFSVGNVRALYPFWLRWLAYGLLAGLSVWAIWAGLRWPDRVPRRGVFFAAVYLAVPVGTAWLISQVKPLYSERYLVTFLPGYLLLAAGGVGALPKAWLRRVAVALLVAAMAFGLWQMGSVLQTEDWRGAAAYVSERAADGDVAVFYPGWNEKPFGYYSTVDLPAWTWFKVPLPPNEVESSVRPGVEGYRRAWLVWSIGHYGDPRGMVKQFMDEHYTRVDERQFRGPIGVALYILTAP